Proteins co-encoded in one Streptomyces sp. SLBN-31 genomic window:
- a CDS encoding alpha-ketoglutarate-dependent dioxygenase AlkB codes for MSTHLQGSLFDQTDHLCLGPLDGIRRTTLGFGAWIDVLPGWLSGSDALFERLAAEVPWRAERRQMYDQVVDVPRLLAFYGVDDPLPHPVLDEARAALCAHYAEELGEPFTTAGLCYYRDGRDSVAWHGDRIGRGAREDTMVAIVSVGAPRDLLLRPVRGGESVRRPLGHGDLIVMGGSCQRTWEHCVPKSTRASGPRISIQFRPHGVR; via the coding sequence ATGAGCACGCACCTCCAGGGCTCCCTCTTCGACCAGACCGACCACCTGTGTCTCGGCCCCCTCGACGGGATCCGCCGGACGACGCTGGGGTTCGGCGCCTGGATCGACGTGCTGCCCGGGTGGCTGAGCGGTTCGGACGCGCTGTTCGAACGGCTGGCCGCCGAGGTGCCCTGGCGGGCCGAGCGCCGCCAGATGTACGACCAGGTCGTGGACGTACCCCGGCTTCTGGCGTTCTACGGCGTCGACGACCCGCTGCCGCACCCGGTGCTGGACGAGGCCCGCGCGGCCCTGTGCGCGCACTACGCCGAGGAGCTCGGCGAGCCGTTCACCACGGCCGGGCTGTGCTACTACCGCGACGGCCGGGACAGCGTGGCCTGGCACGGCGACCGGATCGGCCGGGGCGCGCGGGAGGACACGATGGTGGCCATCGTCTCCGTGGGCGCCCCGCGCGACCTGCTGCTGCGTCCGGTGCGTGGGGGCGAGAGCGTGCGCCGGCCGCTGGGGCACGGCGACCTGATCGTGATGGGCGGCTCCTGCCAGCGGACCTGGGAGCACTGCGTACCCAAGAGCACGCGGGCTTCGGGACCGCGGATCAGCATTCAGTTCCGCCCGCACGGCGTGCGCTGA